The following proteins are co-located in the Dietzia timorensis genome:
- a CDS encoding ABC transporter ATP-binding protein/permease: MTTPAAPDAVVPKLSRAPIDPRLLALSRPARRWIALAAVLAAARTLSVVAFGLAIGWIGATTLDPGADTPSAGRILAVLAIPGLAQIATAWAERRSAHLAAAGIIADLRSQATTELAAMDVRTRAASSTRSRTALTEGLDGIGPYLGSFLPVLASTFIAIPSILVVIGILDLTSAITAAVTLPLIPIFMILIGKLTEGRTSARLRGLAVLNEQMLDLIAGLPTLRAFRRTHTPVSELGRLGESHRSSTMRVLRIAFLSGAVLEFFATLSVALVAVGIGLRLVTGSLDLFAGLTVLVIIGELYVPLRALGAAYHSAREGAEGAAEVLALLDPASAARARSTEPPDDVAPSAPFEIVFSSLAVPSRGGAAPTGLTARAGAGTLTVLAGPNGSGKSTALLAALGLVRDGVSGTAEVHDRDGRAASGDALYSQVAWLPQAPAPERTVNSASRVSTGQQRLADLDAELDRRRPVLLLDEPTAHLDDHHAREVVRRLREAAADGRTVLATSHDDRLLAAASDVIEVPYEHR, from the coding sequence GCTCCCGACGCGGTCGTCCCGAAGTTGTCGAGGGCGCCGATCGATCCGCGGCTGCTCGCGCTGTCGCGGCCCGCGCGACGCTGGATCGCACTCGCCGCCGTGCTCGCGGCCGCGCGCACCCTCAGTGTCGTCGCGTTCGGCCTCGCCATCGGCTGGATCGGTGCGACGACACTCGACCCGGGCGCGGACACCCCGAGCGCCGGGCGCATCCTCGCCGTGCTCGCCATCCCCGGGCTGGCGCAGATCGCGACCGCCTGGGCCGAGCGCCGCAGCGCACATCTCGCCGCAGCCGGCATCATCGCGGACCTGCGCTCGCAGGCCACCACCGAGCTCGCCGCGATGGACGTGCGCACCCGCGCCGCGTCCTCCACCCGTTCGCGCACCGCGCTCACCGAGGGGCTCGACGGCATCGGGCCGTACCTCGGTTCCTTCCTGCCCGTTCTCGCCTCTACATTTATCGCGATCCCGTCGATCCTGGTGGTCATCGGCATTCTCGACCTCACCTCGGCGATCACCGCCGCGGTAACCCTGCCGCTCATCCCGATCTTCATGATCCTCATCGGCAAGCTCACCGAGGGGCGCACCTCGGCGCGCCTTCGCGGGCTCGCGGTGCTCAACGAGCAGATGCTCGATCTCATCGCCGGCTTGCCCACGCTGCGCGCGTTCCGCCGCACCCACACCCCGGTCTCCGAGCTCGGCCGCCTCGGCGAATCCCACCGCTCGTCGACGATGCGCGTGCTGCGCATCGCGTTCCTCTCCGGCGCCGTGCTCGAATTCTTCGCCACCCTGTCGGTCGCGCTCGTCGCCGTCGGCATCGGCCTGCGGCTGGTCACCGGCAGCCTCGACCTGTTCGCCGGCCTCACCGTTCTCGTCATCATCGGCGAACTCTACGTCCCGCTCCGCGCTCTCGGCGCCGCCTACCACTCGGCCCGCGAGGGCGCCGAGGGCGCCGCAGAGGTCCTTGCCCTCCTCGACCCCGCTTCCGCTGCCCGTGCGCGCTCCACCGAACCACCGGATGACGTCGCACCTTCCGCCCCCTTCGAGATCGTGTTCTCCTCGCTCGCGGTCCCCTCTCGCGGTGGCGCGGCGCCCACCGGGCTCACCGCCCGCGCCGGTGCCGGCACGCTCACCGTGCTTGCGGGCCCCAACGGTTCGGGCAAGTCCACGGCACTGCTCGCGGCGCTCGGCCTCGTCCGCGACGGCGTCTCCGGCACCGCGGAGGTCCACGATCGCGATGGACGGGCCGCGTCGGGCGACGCGCTGTACTCGCAGGTGGCGTGGCTGCCGCAGGCGCCGGCTCCCGAGCGCACGGTGAACTCCGCGTCGCGCGTGTCCACGGGTCAGCAGCGCCTCGCCGATCTCGATGCCGAGCTCGACCGCCGACGCCCGGTCCTCCTACTCGACGAACCGACCGCACATCTCGACGATCACCACGCCCGCGAGGTCGTTCGCCGCCTTCGAGAAGCGGCCGCCGACGGGCGCACGGTCCTGGCCACCAGCCACGACGACCGCCTGTTGGCGGCGGCGTCCGACGTCATCGAGGTGCCTTATGAGCACCGCTGA
- a CDS encoding VanW family protein, with protein sequence MADGREPRAEQFRPAWGLPGQFGVDDPKAQKPALGGVGASGDAQTTQIPSPYDGGAAVPAGRPGPSRQGNEPPHAWSQSSAGEPSRGGVYAAAAGAAGAGALGGAAAAGGRNAAGTRQGAGGPYAPTGERAEPAALEGVENPATGDQRSANRWLSRAKWTYIAAGVFMFLAVLYGVDLVTSLGKVPRGSEVAGVKVGSMDYSDAETKLVDELGPRLTDPIAIRAGAVSTELDPQQVGLSVDWRGTLDRAGEQPLNPFTRLISFFRSKEIGIESRIPDQRLTGYLETLAREADLDPREGAIWYDRADVKSILPRDGQSVRIEDSREAVLAHWLDENGVDLAVDYTPTETDEDQVREVIDKVAEPAVAEPVTLVGSHVNPDGGEPETKDVPLRVNEREQDDDQASPSTTTVKMVDPRGPNAVPVEFPRDRIGEYLTFERNGNRLEPQYNAEAAKGILDPLLSETQTEGRDASFVFSGNSVTVEPAVMGRTVQWGPLLGGLQAGLQDRGPRTVPVSYESQEPELSTEDAEAAGIRERVGEFSIDVSAGSAANEMVSAINGHLVRSGQTANLAELAGTYSGNTGADGVATAFFNAAYEAGMTELQRTSRGVDDDEFPVARDVSAAQATSFKNQQNTGVVIEAFSTGNRITVRLWGTSQYEVRTEEQPRTSVERPGTRRESGEDCRPSAGRDGYTAVATRIVTQGSREVSRDTFRSVYDPVDAIVCAPAPDRGGEGGGNGGNDGGNGGGGDGGGDSPAPAPAPPEVPGLPFPLPEIPGITVP encoded by the coding sequence GTGGCAGATGGCCGCGAACCACGGGCCGAGCAGTTCAGGCCCGCTTGGGGTTTGCCGGGGCAGTTCGGCGTGGACGATCCCAAAGCGCAGAAGCCCGCGCTGGGCGGCGTAGGCGCGTCCGGCGATGCGCAAACCACCCAAATACCCTCACCGTATGACGGCGGAGCTGCCGTACCCGCAGGCCGCCCCGGGCCCTCTCGGCAGGGCAACGAGCCGCCGCATGCCTGGTCTCAGTCCTCGGCGGGCGAACCCTCGCGCGGCGGGGTCTACGCGGCCGCCGCAGGCGCGGCGGGTGCCGGCGCGCTAGGTGGCGCCGCAGCAGCCGGCGGCCGCAATGCCGCGGGCACTCGGCAGGGTGCTGGCGGCCCCTACGCGCCCACGGGCGAACGTGCAGAGCCCGCCGCCCTCGAAGGCGTCGAGAATCCCGCTACCGGCGATCAGCGCAGCGCCAACCGCTGGCTCTCGCGCGCCAAATGGACCTATATTGCCGCCGGCGTTTTCATGTTTCTCGCCGTCCTCTACGGCGTCGACCTCGTCACGAGTCTCGGCAAGGTGCCGCGCGGCTCGGAGGTCGCCGGCGTCAAGGTCGGTTCGATGGATTACTCGGACGCCGAGACCAAGCTCGTCGACGAGCTCGGCCCGCGGCTCACTGACCCGATCGCGATCCGCGCGGGCGCCGTCTCGACGGAGCTCGATCCGCAACAGGTCGGCCTCAGCGTCGACTGGCGGGGCACCCTTGACCGTGCCGGCGAGCAGCCGCTCAACCCGTTCACTCGCCTCATCTCCTTCTTCCGGTCCAAGGAAATCGGCATCGAGAGTCGTATTCCCGACCAGCGGCTCACCGGCTACCTCGAAACCCTCGCCCGCGAGGCGGACCTCGATCCCCGCGAGGGCGCGATCTGGTACGACCGCGCCGACGTCAAGTCGATCCTCCCGCGCGACGGGCAGAGCGTGCGCATCGAGGACTCCCGCGAGGCGGTCCTCGCTCACTGGCTCGACGAGAACGGCGTCGACCTCGCAGTCGACTACACGCCCACGGAAACCGATGAGGACCAGGTCCGAGAAGTTATCGACAAGGTCGCGGAACCCGCCGTGGCCGAACCGGTCACCCTGGTCGGTTCGCACGTCAATCCTGACGGCGGAGAGCCCGAAACCAAGGACGTGCCGCTGCGCGTCAACGAGCGTGAACAGGACGACGACCAGGCATCGCCGTCGACGACGACCGTGAAGATGGTCGACCCGCGTGGGCCGAACGCCGTGCCGGTCGAGTTTCCGCGCGACCGCATCGGCGAGTACCTCACCTTCGAGCGCAACGGCAATCGCCTCGAGCCGCAGTACAACGCCGAGGCGGCCAAGGGGATTCTTGACCCGTTGCTCTCGGAAACCCAGACCGAGGGGCGCGACGCGAGCTTCGTGTTCTCGGGCAACTCGGTCACGGTCGAGCCGGCGGTCATGGGCCGCACGGTCCAGTGGGGCCCGCTGCTCGGCGGCCTGCAGGCCGGCCTCCAGGATCGAGGTCCGCGCACCGTTCCGGTGTCCTACGAGTCCCAGGAGCCGGAGCTGAGCACCGAAGACGCCGAAGCGGCGGGCATCCGCGAGCGTGTCGGCGAGTTCAGCATCGACGTGAGCGCCGGTTCGGCCGCCAATGAGATGGTCTCGGCGATCAATGGGCACCTGGTCCGCTCGGGCCAGACGGCCAACCTCGCCGAGCTCGCTGGCACGTACTCCGGCAACACCGGCGCCGACGGCGTGGCCACGGCGTTCTTCAATGCCGCCTACGAGGCGGGGATGACGGAGCTCCAGCGCACCTCCCGCGGGGTCGATGACGACGAGTTCCCGGTCGCGCGCGACGTCTCGGCAGCCCAGGCGACGAGCTTCAAGAACCAGCAGAACACCGGTGTGGTGATCGAGGCGTTCTCCACCGGCAACCGCATCACTGTGCGCTTGTGGGGAACCTCGCAGTACGAGGTGCGCACCGAGGAGCAGCCGCGCACCAGTGTCGAGCGTCCCGGTACGCGGCGCGAGAGCGGCGAGGATTGCCGCCCGAGTGCCGGCCGTGACGGCTATACGGCGGTGGCCACGCGCATCGTCACGCAGGGCTCGCGCGAGGTATCCAGGGACACCTTCCGCAGCGTGTACGACCCGGTGGATGCCATCGTCTGTGCGCCGGCGCCCGATCGCGGAGGCGAAGGCGGCGGCAATGGCGGCAACGATGGTGGCAACGGCGGCGGAGGCGATGGCGGGGGCGACTCGCCGGCACCGGCCCCGGCCCCGCCGGAGGTTCCGGGACTGCCGTTCCCGCTGCCGGAGATCCCCGGTATTACCGTGCCGTAG
- a CDS encoding acyl-CoA dehydrogenase, giving the protein MGHYKSNVRDLEFNLFEVLGINESLDAGEFGDLDTDTAKAILHEIATLAEGPIAESFASADRNPPVFDPESHTVSIPEDFKKSQAAYMDSGFWSMGLPEALGGTPAPSALGWARGELILGANPAVFMYAAGPAFAAVAYENSSDDTQRRRAELAVERGWGATMVLTEPDAGSDVGAGRTKAIKQDDGSWHIEGVKRFITSADSDDMFENVIHLVLARPEGAGPGTKGLSLFYVPKFHFDEQTGELGERNGAFVTNVEHKMGLKVSATCELTFGGHGVPAKGWLIGDDLNLGIRQMFDVIEHARMMVGTKAIATLSTGYLNALEYAKERVQGGDLTQMTDKTAPRVTITHHPDVRRALMRQKAFAEGLRSVYMYTAAHQNPETAARVSGADEGLAFRVNDLLLPIVKGVGSERAYEVLTESLQTFGGSGFLQDYPLEQYIRDAKIDSLYEGTTAIQAQDFFFRKIARDQGKALGHLSSKMKEFIDNDKVGGKLDGERKILAEAIEAYEAIIGKAIEYAMGASEEPTNLYKIGLVSVRVLMAFGDLMMAWRLLVGAEVALAAVENASGEDKAFYTGKIEAAKWFTRNELPAIHQVKNLVDDVDLGIMEMDEAAF; this is encoded by the coding sequence ATGGGTCATTACAAGAGCAACGTCCGCGACCTCGAATTCAACCTCTTCGAGGTCCTCGGCATCAACGAGTCCCTGGACGCCGGTGAGTTCGGCGACCTCGACACCGACACCGCCAAGGCCATCCTCCACGAGATCGCCACCCTCGCCGAAGGGCCGATCGCCGAGTCGTTCGCCTCCGCCGACCGCAACCCGCCGGTCTTCGATCCGGAGTCGCACACCGTGTCGATCCCCGAGGACTTCAAGAAGTCGCAGGCCGCGTACATGGACAGCGGTTTCTGGTCGATGGGCCTGCCCGAGGCTCTCGGCGGCACGCCGGCTCCGAGCGCGCTCGGTTGGGCGCGCGGCGAGCTGATCCTCGGCGCCAACCCGGCCGTGTTCATGTACGCCGCGGGACCGGCGTTCGCCGCGGTCGCCTACGAGAACTCCAGCGATGACACCCAGCGTCGCCGCGCGGAGCTCGCCGTCGAGCGCGGCTGGGGCGCCACCATGGTGCTCACCGAGCCGGATGCCGGTTCGGACGTCGGCGCGGGCCGCACCAAGGCGATCAAGCAGGACGACGGCTCGTGGCACATCGAGGGCGTCAAGCGCTTCATCACCTCCGCCGACTCCGATGACATGTTCGAGAACGTCATCCACCTCGTCCTCGCGCGCCCCGAGGGCGCTGGACCGGGCACCAAGGGCCTGTCCCTGTTCTACGTGCCGAAGTTCCACTTCGACGAGCAGACCGGCGAGCTCGGCGAGCGCAATGGCGCGTTTGTCACCAACGTCGAGCACAAGATGGGCCTCAAGGTTTCGGCCACGTGCGAGCTCACCTTCGGTGGCCACGGGGTTCCGGCCAAGGGCTGGCTCATCGGCGACGACCTCAACCTCGGCATCCGGCAGATGTTCGACGTCATCGAGCACGCACGCATGATGGTCGGCACCAAGGCCATCGCGACCCTGTCCACCGGCTACCTCAATGCGCTCGAGTACGCCAAGGAGCGCGTGCAGGGCGGCGACCTCACGCAGATGACGGATAAGACCGCCCCGCGCGTGACCATCACCCACCACCCGGACGTTCGCCGCGCGCTCATGCGTCAGAAGGCGTTCGCCGAGGGCTTGCGTTCGGTGTACATGTACACCGCCGCACATCAGAACCCCGAGACCGCCGCGCGCGTCTCCGGCGCCGACGAGGGCCTCGCGTTCCGCGTCAACGATCTGCTGCTCCCGATCGTCAAGGGTGTCGGCTCCGAGCGCGCCTACGAGGTGCTCACCGAGTCGCTGCAGACCTTCGGCGGTTCGGGCTTCCTGCAGGACTACCCGCTGGAGCAGTACATCCGCGACGCCAAGATCGACTCGCTCTACGAGGGCACCACGGCGATCCAGGCGCAGGACTTCTTCTTCCGCAAGATCGCCCGCGATCAAGGCAAAGCGCTCGGCCATCTGTCGTCGAAGATGAAGGAGTTCATCGACAACGACAAGGTCGGCGGCAAGCTCGACGGCGAGCGCAAGATCCTCGCCGAGGCGATCGAGGCCTACGAGGCGATCATCGGTAAGGCAATCGAGTACGCGATGGGCGCCTCCGAGGAGCCGACCAATCTCTACAAGATCGGCCTCGTCTCCGTGCGCGTGCTCATGGCGTTCGGCGATCTCATGATGGCGTGGCGACTGCTCGTCGGCGCCGAGGTCGCGCTCGCGGCGGTCGAGAACGCCTCGGGTGAGGACAAGGCGTTCTACACCGGCAAGATCGAGGCGGCCAAGTGGTTCACCCGTAACGAGCTTCCGGCGATCCACCAGGTCAAGAACCTCGTCGACGATGTCGACCTCGGCATCATGGAGATGGACGAAGCCGCGTTCTGA
- a CDS encoding heme oxygenase (biliverdin-producing), whose amino-acid sequence MTDAARSTTVLAASEPLSRALKERTAVAHERAENSGFMSSMLEGKSGVEALVALLAQSLPIYAALEAACRRQAQKPLFAPLYDVILERETALRADLDTHAKAGIECGTIVPATRAYVAEIEASAADPARLVGHHYVRYLGDLSGGQIIGTLMRRHHGLDEGLSFYHFDVAKPKVYKDEYRANLDALPLTDDERGEAVDAAVAAFDLNSRVFAELGELVPLKA is encoded by the coding sequence ATGACCGATGCCGCGAGGAGCACGACTGTGCTCGCAGCCAGTGAGCCCTTGTCGCGGGCGTTGAAGGAGCGCACGGCGGTGGCGCACGAGCGCGCCGAGAACTCCGGGTTCATGTCCTCCATGCTCGAGGGGAAGAGCGGGGTCGAGGCACTGGTGGCGCTTCTTGCCCAGTCCCTGCCGATCTACGCCGCGCTCGAGGCGGCGTGCCGGCGGCAGGCGCAGAAGCCCCTGTTCGCTCCGTTGTACGACGTCATACTCGAGCGGGAAACGGCGCTGCGCGCGGACCTCGATACACATGCGAAGGCAGGGATCGAGTGTGGGACGATCGTGCCGGCCACGCGGGCGTACGTCGCGGAGATCGAGGCGTCTGCGGCGGATCCGGCGCGCTTGGTAGGGCACCATTACGTGCGGTACCTGGGAGATTTGTCCGGCGGGCAGATCATCGGGACGTTGATGCGCCGCCACCACGGGCTCGACGAGGGGCTGAGTTTCTACCACTTCGATGTGGCCAAGCCGAAGGTGTACAAGGACGAGTACCGGGCGAATCTGGATGCCCTGCCGCTGACGGACGACGAGCGCGGGGAGGCGGTCGATGCGGCCGTGGCGGCATTCGACCTGAACTCTCGGGTGTTCGCAGAACTCGGTGAGCTGGTACCGCTGAAGGCATGA
- the cydC gene encoding thiol reductant ABC exporter subunit CydC, translating to MSTAERTTDRSAPTGGIRAELRELSDITGVRARSLVPPVAAASLTLIASLTLTVVSAWLIMRAWQMPPVLELTVAVTAVRALGISRAVLRYLDRLVGHDVALRAVSRTRVRIYSGLAGLPPARLSRLGRGSLLARAGADVDAIGDAIVRVAIPVGVAAVTSAAAVGFLALLSPAAAAVLACGLAVSGVLAPWLTARSVARVDKERASATEEWSAALDSILADQGTMRVRGETGAALARAERAAGALARAEGLGATGAAGGSAASVGGRIASAILIAVLAVSAAGSHSPEWVGVLLLLPLAAFEAVDALPAAATAWVRSRGAVRRIREIGTAGENGESGVIHGGSAAQPGLPDLVLEDLEWGWPSTGALGTRSERIAGGDRRTLVAPNGAGKTTLLLTLAGLLPAMGGRVLVGAREVAGATPDIVFTASDAHVFSTTVRDNLALGAPEASDEQMHEVLDAVGLGDWAHGLDAGLSTVLTGGGSVLSGGQRRRLLLARALLTDAPILLLDEPTEHLDTEGRAQILALLDGRELPGARGSRTVISVRHDPDAWAEIDDGGFDGTDGHAQS from the coding sequence ATGAGCACCGCTGAGCGCACGACCGACCGGAGCGCCCCGACCGGCGGTATCCGGGCCGAGCTGCGCGAGCTCTCGGACATCACCGGGGTGCGGGCGCGTTCGCTCGTCCCGCCGGTGGCCGCCGCGTCGCTCACGCTCATCGCCTCGCTGACGCTCACCGTGGTCTCGGCGTGGCTCATCATGCGGGCGTGGCAGATGCCACCGGTGCTCGAGCTCACGGTCGCGGTGACGGCGGTGCGCGCGCTCGGCATCTCGCGCGCGGTGCTGCGGTACCTCGACCGGCTCGTCGGCCACGATGTCGCGCTACGTGCCGTCTCACGCACGCGCGTCCGCATCTATTCCGGCCTCGCCGGGCTGCCTCCTGCGCGGCTGTCGCGGCTGGGGCGCGGCTCTCTTCTCGCGCGCGCCGGCGCCGACGTCGACGCGATCGGCGATGCCATCGTGCGCGTGGCGATCCCTGTCGGAGTGGCCGCCGTAACCTCCGCCGCGGCGGTCGGCTTCCTGGCGCTACTCTCCCCCGCCGCCGCTGCCGTGCTCGCATGCGGGCTGGCTGTGTCCGGGGTACTTGCGCCGTGGCTCACCGCTCGCTCGGTCGCCCGGGTCGACAAGGAGCGGGCGTCCGCGACCGAGGAGTGGTCCGCCGCGCTCGACTCGATCCTCGCCGACCAGGGCACGATGCGGGTGCGCGGGGAAACCGGCGCGGCTCTCGCCCGCGCCGAGCGCGCCGCAGGAGCGCTCGCGCGGGCGGAAGGCCTCGGCGCGACCGGCGCCGCCGGCGGATCCGCCGCTTCCGTGGGCGGGCGGATCGCCTCTGCGATCCTCATCGCGGTGCTCGCCGTGAGCGCCGCCGGCAGCCATTCGCCCGAGTGGGTCGGCGTCCTCTTGCTCCTTCCGCTCGCCGCATTCGAAGCCGTCGACGCGTTGCCCGCGGCGGCCACGGCGTGGGTGCGCTCACGGGGCGCCGTGCGCCGGATCCGCGAGATCGGGACGGCCGGCGAGAACGGCGAGTCCGGCGTCATACACGGTGGTTCTGCCGCGCAGCCCGGACTCCCCGACCTTGTGCTCGAAGACCTGGAATGGGGCTGGCCGTCCACCGGTGCGCTGGGGACGCGCTCCGAACGCATCGCGGGCGGGGACCGGCGCACGCTCGTCGCGCCCAACGGCGCCGGCAAGACCACGCTGCTGCTCACGCTCGCCGGCCTGTTGCCTGCAATGGGTGGGCGGGTACTCGTCGGCGCGCGCGAAGTCGCCGGAGCGACACCCGACATCGTGTTCACCGCCTCCGACGCGCACGTGTTCTCCACGACCGTGCGCGATAATCTCGCGCTCGGCGCGCCCGAAGCGAGCGACGAGCAGATGCACGAGGTGCTGGACGCGGTCGGGCTCGGCGACTGGGCACACGGACTGGACGCCGGGCTGTCGACGGTGCTCACCGGAGGCGGGTCCGTTCTCTCGGGTGGGCAGCGGCGCCGACTTCTACTCGCGCGGGCGCTGCTCACCGACGCGCCGATACTGCTACTCGACGAACCGACCGAGCACCTGGATACCGAGGGAAGGGCGCAGATACTCGCGCTTCTCGACGGGCGCGAGCTGCCCGGGGCGCGCGGATCCCGCACCGTGATATCGGTGCGCCACGATCCGGACGCGTGGGCGGAGATCGACGATGGCGGCTTCGACGGCACCGATGGCCATGCACAATCGTGA
- a CDS encoding acetyl-CoA C-acetyltransferase, with translation MANTAPRKVAIIGGNRIPFARSNGKYADASNQDMLTASINGLASRYNLQDAKLGMVVAGAVLKHSRDFNLVRESVIGSVLDSSTSAFDLQQACGTGLASAIQVADAIALGRIESGIAGGSDTTSDAPLAVGDDLRKTLIKVSAAKTTLDRVKLLGEIRASGLIPEQPRNAEPRTGLSMGDHAAITAREMGVSREDQDELAATSHQKLAAAYDRGFFDDLVTPFLGVSRDDNMRPDSSVEKLAKLKPVFGKKDAEAHGTEATMTAGNSTPLTDGASAVLLGSEEWAKENNLPVRAYLVDSETAAVDFIHGHDGLTPDGLLMSPTYAVPRLLERNGLTLQDFDYYEIHEAFASQVLATLAAWESADYCKDRLGLDAPLGSIDREKLNVNGSSLAAGHPFAATGGRILASAAKQLEENGGGRTLISICAAGGQGVTAIIER, from the coding sequence ATGGCCAATACTGCGCCTCGCAAGGTCGCCATCATCGGTGGCAACCGCATCCCGTTCGCCCGCTCGAACGGCAAGTACGCCGATGCCTCGAACCAGGACATGCTGACGGCCTCGATCAATGGCCTCGCGTCCCGCTACAACCTGCAGGACGCCAAGCTCGGCATGGTCGTCGCCGGTGCGGTCCTCAAGCACTCCCGCGACTTCAACCTCGTCCGCGAATCGGTCATCGGTTCCGTGCTCGATTCGTCGACCTCCGCGTTCGATCTGCAGCAGGCCTGTGGCACCGGACTCGCCTCGGCGATCCAGGTTGCCGACGCGATCGCTCTCGGCCGTATCGAGAGTGGCATCGCCGGCGGTTCCGACACCACTTCCGACGCGCCGCTCGCCGTGGGTGACGACCTTCGTAAGACCCTCATCAAGGTTTCCGCCGCGAAGACGACCCTCGATCGCGTCAAGCTGCTCGGCGAGATCCGTGCCTCGGGCCTCATCCCGGAGCAGCCGCGCAACGCCGAGCCGCGCACCGGCCTGTCGATGGGCGACCATGCAGCCATCACCGCCCGCGAGATGGGCGTCTCCCGCGAGGACCAGGACGAGCTCGCCGCCACGAGCCACCAGAAGCTCGCCGCTGCTTACGACCGCGGTTTCTTCGACGACCTCGTCACCCCTTTCCTCGGGGTCTCCCGCGACGACAACATGCGTCCGGACTCCAGCGTCGAGAAGCTCGCCAAGCTCAAGCCGGTCTTCGGCAAGAAGGACGCCGAGGCTCACGGCACCGAGGCCACGATGACGGCCGGTAACTCCACCCCGCTCACCGATGGCGCCTCCGCCGTGCTGCTCGGCAGCGAGGAGTGGGCCAAGGAGAACAACCTCCCGGTCCGCGCCTACCTCGTGGACTCCGAAACCGCCGCCGTGGACTTCATCCACGGCCACGACGGCCTCACCCCGGACGGCCTCCTCATGTCCCCGACCTACGCGGTTCCGCGTCTGCTCGAGCGCAACGGCCTCACCCTCCAGGACTTCGACTACTACGAGATCCACGAGGCCTTCGCCTCGCAGGTCCTCGCCACGCTCGCCGCGTGGGAGTCGGCGGACTACTGCAAGGACCGCCTCGGCCTCGACGCCCCGCTCGGCTCGATCGACCGCGAGAAGCTCAACGTCAACGGCTCCTCGCTCGCCGCGGGCCACCCGTTCGCCGCTACCGGTGGGCGTATCCTCGCCTCCGCCGCGAAGCAGCTCGAGGAGAACGGCGGCGGCCGTACCCTCATCTCGATCTGTGCCGCTGGTGGCCAGGGCGTCACCGCGATCATCGAGCGCTAA
- a CDS encoding 3-oxoacyl-ACP reductase: protein MAQGNNDLYSQLVSSAPGAFIAGRVGLPQPEPLRRYAKGEPALTGPVLIGGEGRLAEPIREMLSGDYEIADAGYEGKFGALVFDATGARKPEDLREMFDFLQPVIRKVVPSGRVVVLGTTPDETGSVEERISQRALEGFTRSLGKEMRRGATVSLVYVSAKADTGLAGAESTLRFILSGKSAYVDAQVYRVDDKPATAPADWDAPLEGKVAVVTGAARGIGATIAEVLSRDGAHVICCDIPAAGEGLSETANKVGGTSLPIDVTSADAAEVIAKHVTERHGGKLDIIVHNAGITRDKTLANMDSGRWDSTFAVNLIAPERITAELTEKGILGEGARVIGVSSMAGIAGNRGQTNYAATKAGVIGFVDGASEQLADKKITVNAVAPGFIETQMTAAIPFATREVGRRLNSMQQGGQTVDVAETIAYFANPASSAVTGNVIRVCGQSLLGA from the coding sequence ATGGCTCAGGGCAATAACGACCTGTACTCCCAGCTCGTCTCCTCGGCGCCCGGTGCGTTTATCGCCGGCCGCGTCGGACTTCCGCAGCCGGAGCCGCTGCGCCGCTACGCCAAGGGCGAGCCGGCGCTTACCGGCCCGGTCCTCATCGGCGGCGAAGGCCGCCTTGCCGAGCCGATCCGCGAGATGCTCTCGGGCGACTACGAGATCGCCGACGCCGGCTACGAGGGTAAGTTCGGCGCTCTCGTCTTCGACGCCACCGGCGCTCGCAAGCCCGAGGACCTGCGGGAGATGTTCGACTTCCTGCAGCCCGTGATCCGCAAGGTCGTGCCGTCGGGCCGCGTTGTCGTCCTGGGCACCACCCCGGACGAGACCGGTTCGGTCGAGGAGCGCATCTCCCAGCGCGCCCTCGAAGGCTTCACCCGTTCCCTCGGTAAGGAAATGCGCCGCGGCGCCACCGTGTCTCTCGTCTATGTCTCCGCGAAGGCCGACACCGGCCTCGCGGGCGCCGAGTCCACGCTGCGCTTCATCCTCTCGGGCAAGTCGGCCTATGTCGACGCCCAGGTCTACCGCGTCGACGACAAGCCGGCCACCGCTCCCGCCGACTGGGATGCCCCGCTCGAGGGCAAGGTCGCCGTCGTCACCGGCGCGGCCCGCGGCATCGGCGCCACGATCGCCGAGGTCCTCTCGCGCGATGGCGCGCATGTCATCTGCTGCGACATCCCCGCCGCAGGCGAGGGGCTTTCCGAGACCGCGAACAAGGTCGGCGGCACCTCGCTGCCCATCGACGTCACCTCGGCTGACGCCGCAGAGGTCATCGCGAAGCACGTCACCGAGCGCCATGGCGGCAAGCTCGACATCATCGTCCACAACGCCGGCATCACCCGCGACAAGACGCTTGCCAACATGGACTCGGGCCGCTGGGACTCCACCTTCGCCGTGAACCTCATCGCGCCGGAGCGCATCACCGCCGAGCTCACCGAAAAGGGCATCCTCGGCGAGGGCGCCCGCGTTATCGGCGTTTCCTCGATGGCCGGCATCGCCGGTAACCGCGGTCAGACGAACTACGCCGCCACCAAGGCCGGCGTCATCGGTTTCGTCGACGGCGCCTCGGAGCAGCTCGCAGACAAGAAGATCACGGTCAACGCCGTGGCCCCGGGCTTCATCGAGACCCAGATGACCGCTGCCATCCCCTTCGCCACCCGCGAGGTCGGACGCCGCCTCAACTCGATGCAGCAGGGCGGCCAGACAGTCGACGTCGCCGAGACCATCGCCTACTTCGCCAACCCGGCGTCGTCCGCCGTCACGGGCAATGTGATCCGTGTCTGCGGCCAGTCGCTGCTGGGAGCGTAG